Proteins from one Paraburkholderia sp. BL10I2N1 genomic window:
- the rplR gene encoding 50S ribosomal protein L18 yields the protein MDKTQSRLRRARQTRIKIAELQVARLAVHRTNTHIYAQVFSPCGTKVLASASTLEAEVRAQLADKTGKGGNVAAATLIGKRIAEKAKAAGIESVAFDRSGFRYHGRVKALADAAREAGLKF from the coding sequence ATGGATAAGACTCAATCTCGCCTGCGCCGCGCTCGTCAGACGCGTATCAAGATCGCTGAGCTGCAGGTCGCGCGTCTCGCCGTGCATCGCACGAACACGCACATCTATGCGCAAGTGTTCTCGCCGTGCGGCACCAAGGTGCTCGCCAGCGCGTCGACGCTCGAAGCCGAAGTGCGTGCGCAACTGGCCGACAAGACGGGTAAGGGCGGCAACGTTGCTGCTGCTACCCTGATCGGTAAGCGCATTGCAGAAAAGGCTAAGGCTGCCGGCATCGAATCCGTCGCCTTCGACCGCTCGGGTTTCCGCTACCACGGCCGCGTGAAGGCGCTGGCTGATGCGGCGCGCGAAGCCGGGCTCAAGTTCTAA
- the rpsH gene encoding 30S ribosomal protein S8, whose product MSMSDPIADMLTRIRNAQMVEKVSVTMPSSKVKVAIAQVLKDEGYIDDFAVKSEGAKSELNIALKYYAGRPVIERLERVSKPGLRVYRGRNDIPQVMNGLGVAIVSTPKGVMTDRKARATGVGGEVICYVA is encoded by the coding sequence ATGAGCATGAGTGATCCTATCGCCGATATGCTGACTCGCATCCGCAATGCGCAGATGGTCGAGAAGGTTTCGGTGACGATGCCCTCGTCGAAAGTCAAGGTTGCGATTGCGCAGGTCCTGAAGGACGAAGGCTATATCGACGATTTCGCAGTGAAGTCCGAAGGTGCGAAGTCGGAATTGAACATCGCGTTGAAGTACTACGCTGGCCGTCCGGTTATCGAGCGCCTTGAGCGCGTCTCGAAGCCTGGTCTGCGCGTATACCGCGGCCGTAACGACATCCCGCAGGTCATGAATGGCCTCGGCGTGGCAATCGTATCGACGCCGAAGGGCGTGATGACGGACCGCAAGGCGCGCGCTACGGGCGTTGGCGGCGAAGTCATCTGCTACGTCGCTTAA
- the infA gene encoding translation initiation factor IF-1, with the protein MAKDDVIQMQGEVIENLPNATFRVKLENGHVVLGHISGKMRMHYIRILPGDKVTVELTPYDLSRARIVFRAK; encoded by the coding sequence ATGGCCAAAGACGATGTAATCCAGATGCAGGGTGAAGTCATCGAAAACCTGCCTAACGCTACCTTCAGGGTAAAGCTGGAAAACGGCCATGTCGTATTGGGACACATATCCGGCAAGATGCGGATGCACTATATCCGTATTCTGCCGGGCGACAAGGTGACGGTTGAATTGACGCCTTACGATCTGTCGCGTGCGCGGATCGTGTTCCGGGCGAAGTGA
- the rpsE gene encoding 30S ribosomal protein S5, with the protein MAKMQAKVQADERDDGLREKMISVNRVTKVVKGGRILGFAALTVVGDGDGRVGMGKGKAKEVPVAVQKAMEQARRNMFKVPLKNGTLQHEVHGKHGASMVLLAPAKDGTGVIAGGPMRAVFDVMGVQNVVAKSHGSTNPYNLVRATLDGLRKQSTPGDIAAKRGKSVEDILG; encoded by the coding sequence ATGGCAAAGATGCAAGCGAAAGTTCAGGCTGACGAACGCGACGACGGCCTTCGCGAAAAGATGATTTCGGTCAACCGCGTGACCAAGGTCGTGAAGGGTGGCCGGATTCTCGGTTTCGCCGCGCTGACCGTGGTTGGCGACGGTGATGGCCGCGTCGGTATGGGCAAGGGCAAGGCGAAGGAAGTGCCGGTCGCTGTCCAGAAGGCAATGGAACAGGCTCGCCGCAACATGTTCAAGGTGCCGCTCAAAAACGGCACCCTGCAGCACGAAGTGCACGGTAAGCACGGCGCATCGATGGTCCTCCTCGCCCCGGCGAAGGACGGTACCGGTGTGATCGCTGGCGGCCCGATGCGCGCTGTGTTCGACGTGATGGGCGTGCAGAACGTTGTGGCCAAGAGCCACGGTTCGACGAACCCGTACAACCTCGTTCGTGCAACGCTCGACGGTCTGCGCAAGCAGTCGACGCCGGGCGACATCGCGGCGAAGCGTGGCAAGTCCGTCGAAGATATTCTGGGCTAA
- the cutA gene encoding divalent-cation tolerance protein CutA: MNVTLILTTVPDAETAQKLASAALSTRLAACVTQIGSVRSNYRWQGKLESADEIQLLFKTGVARALELEQLIQTLHPYDTPEIVSWQATASAGYGQWVNAETQRSLHV, from the coding sequence GTGAATGTGACGTTGATCCTGACGACTGTGCCTGATGCGGAAACTGCGCAAAAACTCGCGTCCGCGGCGTTGAGCACCCGGCTCGCTGCATGCGTGACACAAATCGGCTCGGTGCGTTCGAACTATCGCTGGCAGGGCAAGCTCGAATCCGCCGATGAAATCCAGTTGCTCTTCAAAACAGGCGTCGCACGGGCGCTGGAACTCGAACAGTTGATCCAGACGCTTCATCCGTACGACACACCCGAAATCGTTTCGTGGCAAGCGACAGCCTCAGCCGGATACGGCCAGTGGGTCAATGCCGAAACTCAACGCTCTCTCCATGTTTAA
- the secY gene encoding preprotein translocase subunit SecY, whose amino-acid sequence MANSPSLAKPGRSAAKFGDLRRRAVFLLMALIVYRIGAHIPVPGIDPDQLAKLFQSQSGGILGMFNMFSGGALSRFTIFALGIMPYISASIIMQLLAIVSPQLEALKKEGQAGQRKITQYTRVFTVLLATFQAFGIAVALENQPGLVLDPGMVFRLTTVVTLVTGTMFLMWLGEQITERGLGNGISIIIFGGIAAGFPNAIGGLFELVRTGSMSIISAIIVVFLIAAVTYLVVFIERGQRKILVNYAKRQVGNKIYGGQSSHLPLKLNMSGVIPPIFASSIILFPATILNWFSSGSRTGWFGDTLHNVAEAVKPGQPVYVLLYALAIVFFCFFYTALVFNSRETADNLKKSGAFVPGIRPGDQTARYIDRILTRLTLAGAIYIVFVCLLPEFLVLRWNVPFYFGGTSLLIIVVVTMDFMAQVQSYVMSQQYESLLKKANFKGGGVPMR is encoded by the coding sequence TTGGCTAACAGCCCGAGTCTCGCAAAACCCGGTCGAAGCGCGGCGAAGTTTGGCGATCTGCGTCGACGGGCAGTTTTTTTGCTCATGGCGCTGATCGTCTACCGTATCGGTGCGCATATTCCGGTGCCGGGTATTGACCCGGACCAACTGGCGAAGCTGTTCCAAAGCCAGTCGGGCGGCATCCTTGGCATGTTCAACATGTTTTCGGGTGGCGCACTTTCGCGGTTCACGATTTTCGCGCTTGGGATCATGCCGTATATCTCGGCGTCGATCATCATGCAGTTGCTGGCGATTGTTTCGCCGCAGCTCGAAGCGTTGAAGAAGGAAGGGCAGGCAGGTCAGCGGAAGATTACGCAGTACACGCGGGTCTTCACTGTGTTGCTGGCAACCTTCCAGGCGTTTGGCATTGCAGTCGCGCTGGAAAACCAGCCGGGATTGGTACTCGATCCGGGCATGGTGTTTCGGTTGACGACAGTTGTGACGCTTGTCACGGGCACGATGTTCCTGATGTGGCTGGGTGAGCAAATCACAGAACGCGGGCTCGGCAACGGCATCTCGATCATTATTTTCGGCGGGATTGCGGCCGGTTTTCCGAACGCAATTGGTGGTCTGTTCGAACTGGTGCGAACCGGCTCGATGAGCATCATCTCCGCGATCATTGTGGTGTTTCTGATTGCTGCTGTGACGTATCTGGTGGTGTTCATCGAACGCGGCCAGCGCAAGATTCTTGTGAATTACGCCAAGCGCCAGGTCGGCAACAAGATTTACGGCGGCCAGTCTTCGCATTTGCCGCTGAAGCTGAACATGTCGGGTGTGATTCCGCCGATCTTTGCATCGTCGATCATTCTCTTCCCGGCAACCATCCTGAACTGGTTTAGTTCAGGGTCGCGTACCGGCTGGTTCGGTGACACGCTGCATAACGTGGCCGAGGCCGTCAAGCCTGGCCAACCGGTGTACGTGTTGTTGTACGCGTTGGCGATCGTGTTCTTCTGTTTTTTCTACACCGCACTGGTGTTCAACAGCAGGGAAACGGCCGACAACCTGAAGAAAAGCGGCGCTTTCGTTCCGGGCATCCGTCCGGGCGATCAGACGGCGCGATATATTGACCGCATCCTCACGCGTCTGACGCTGGCCGGTGCGATCTACATCGTGTTCGTTTGCTTGCTGCCGGAGTTTCTGGTGCTGCGCTGGAACGTGCCGTTTTATTTTGGTGGAACGTCGCTGCTGATCATTGTCGTCGTCACAATGGACTTCATGGCGCAGGTGCAGTCGTACGTTATGTCGCAACAGTATGAATCGCTGCTGAAGAAAGCCAATTTCAAAGGCGGCGGCGTCCCGATGCGTTGA
- the rplO gene encoding 50S ribosomal protein L15, whose protein sequence is MELNNLKPAEGAKHAKRRVGRGIGSGLGKTAGRGHKGQKSRSGGFHKVGFEGGQMPLQRRLPKRGFTSLTKEFVGEVRLADLEKLPVDEIDLLALKQAGLVGELTRSAKIIATGELKRKIVVKGLGATKGARAAIEAAGGSFAE, encoded by the coding sequence ATGGAATTGAATAACCTGAAGCCGGCTGAAGGCGCGAAGCACGCAAAGCGTCGCGTTGGTCGCGGCATCGGCTCCGGCCTCGGCAAGACCGCAGGTCGTGGTCACAAGGGTCAGAAATCGCGTTCGGGCGGTTTCCACAAGGTTGGCTTCGAAGGCGGTCAAATGCCGCTGCAACGTCGTCTGCCGAAGCGTGGCTTCACGTCGCTGACGAAGGAATTCGTCGGTGAAGTGCGTCTCGCTGATCTGGAAAAGCTGCCGGTCGACGAAATCGACTTGCTGGCTCTGAAGCAAGCCGGTCTGGTTGGCGAGCTGACGAGGAGCGCCAAGATCATCGCGACGGGCGAGCTGAAGCGCAAGATCGTTGTGAAGGGTCTGGGTGCGACGAAGGGTGCGCGCGCTGCTATCGAAGCGGCCGGCGGCTCATTTGCCGAGTAA
- the rpsD gene encoding 30S ribosomal protein S4 produces the protein MARYIGPKAKLSRREGTDLFLKSARRSLADKCKLDSKPGQHGRTSGARTSDYGTQLREKQKVKRIYGVLERQFRRYFAEADRRKGNTGENLLQLLESRLDNVVYRMGFGSTRAEARQLVSHKAIMVNGQVANIPSLQVKSGDVVAVREQSKKQARIVEALSLAEQGGLASWVAVDAKKFEGTFKQMPERSDIAGDINESLIVELYSR, from the coding sequence GTGGCACGCTATATCGGCCCTAAAGCCAAGCTCTCCCGCCGTGAAGGCACTGACCTCTTCCTGAAGAGCGCCCGTCGTTCGCTCGCTGACAAGTGCAAGCTTGACAGCAAGCCGGGCCAACATGGCCGCACCTCGGGCGCCCGTACGTCCGATTACGGCACGCAGCTGCGCGAAAAGCAAAAAGTCAAGCGTATCTACGGTGTTCTCGAACGCCAGTTCCGTCGTTACTTCGCCGAAGCCGACCGGCGCAAGGGCAACACGGGTGAAAACCTGCTGCAATTGCTCGAGTCGCGTCTCGATAACGTCGTGTACCGCATGGGCTTCGGCTCGACGCGTGCTGAAGCGCGCCAGCTCGTGAGCCACAAGGCAATCATGGTGAATGGCCAGGTCGCTAACATTCCGTCGCTGCAAGTGAAGTCGGGCGATGTGGTTGCCGTGCGCGAACAGTCGAAGAAGCAGGCGCGTATTGTCGAAGCGCTGTCGCTGGCTGAGCAGGGCGGTCTGGCGAGCTGGGTCGCTGTCGATGCGAAGAAGTTCGAAGGTACGTTCAAGCAAATGCCGGAACGTAGCGACATCGCTGGCGATATCAACGAAAGCCTGATCGTCGAATTGTATTCGCGGTAA
- the rpoA gene encoding DNA-directed RNA polymerase subunit alpha translates to MQTSLLKPKIIAVESLGESHAKVVMEPFERGYGHTLGNALRRVLLSSMVGYAPTEVTIAGVVHEYSTLDGVQEDVVNLLLNLKGVVFKLHNRDEVTVTLRKEGEGVVTAGDIELAHDCEVINPDHVIAHLSKGGKLDVQIKVEKGRGYVPGNVRRYGDESAKIIGRIVLDASFSPVRRVSYAVESARVEQRTDLDKLVMNIETNGVISPEEAIRQSARILVDQLSVFAALEGTEATAEAPSRAPQIDPILLRPVDDLELTVRSANCLKAENIYYIGDLIQRTENELLKTPNLGRKSLNEIKEVLASRGLTLGMKLENWPPAGLDK, encoded by the coding sequence ATGCAAACCAGTTTGTTGAAGCCCAAGATCATTGCAGTCGAATCGCTCGGCGAGAGCCATGCGAAAGTGGTTATGGAACCGTTTGAACGCGGTTACGGCCACACCTTGGGTAACGCGCTTCGGCGTGTGTTGCTTTCGTCGATGGTTGGCTACGCGCCGACTGAAGTTACGATCGCAGGCGTTGTGCACGAATACTCGACGCTCGACGGTGTGCAGGAGGATGTGGTCAACCTGTTGTTGAACTTGAAGGGTGTCGTGTTCAAGCTGCATAACCGTGATGAAGTGACGGTTACACTGCGCAAGGAAGGCGAAGGCGTTGTTACCGCTGGCGACATCGAACTCGCTCACGATTGCGAAGTGATCAACCCGGATCACGTGATTGCGCATCTGTCGAAGGGCGGCAAGCTCGATGTGCAGATCAAAGTGGAAAAGGGCCGCGGCTATGTGCCGGGTAACGTGCGTCGCTATGGCGACGAGTCGGCCAAGATCATCGGCCGCATCGTGCTGGACGCGTCTTTCTCGCCGGTTCGCCGCGTGAGCTATGCAGTGGAGAGCGCGCGTGTCGAACAACGTACCGATCTCGACAAGCTCGTGATGAACATCGAAACCAACGGTGTGATTTCGCCCGAAGAAGCGATCCGTCAATCGGCGCGTATTCTGGTTGATCAATTGTCGGTATTCGCAGCTCTGGAAGGCACGGAAGCCACGGCGGAAGCACCGTCGCGTGCGCCGCAGATCGATCCGATCCTGCTGCGTCCGGTTGACGACCTCGAATTGACGGTTCGTTCCGCGAACTGCCTGAAGGCCGAGAACATTTACTACATTGGCGACCTGATCCAGCGCACGGAAAACGAGCTGCTCAAAACGCCGAATCTGGGTCGCAAGTCGCTGAACGAGATCAAGGAAGTGCTCGCTTCGCGGGGTCTGACGCTCGGCATGAAGCTCGAAAACTGGCCGCCGGCTGGCCTCGACAAGTAA
- the rpmJ gene encoding 50S ribosomal protein L36 — translation MKVMASVKRICRNCKIIKRKGVVRVICSSDPRHKQRQG, via the coding sequence ATGAAAGTGATGGCATCGGTTAAGCGCATTTGCCGCAATTGCAAGATCATCAAGCGCAAGGGCGTTGTGCGCGTGATTTGCAGCTCTGATCCGCGCCACAAACAGCGTCAAGGCTGA
- the rplQ gene encoding 50S ribosomal protein L17: MRHRHGLRKLNRTSSHRLAMLRNMSNSLIEHEVIKTTLPKAKELRKVVEPLITLGKKPSLANRRLVFNRLRDRDSVTKLFDVLGPRFANRPGGYLRILKFGFRVGDNAPMALVELLDRPDVVEADNVQEAE, from the coding sequence ATGCGTCACCGTCATGGTCTGCGGAAACTGAACCGCACGAGCAGCCACCGTTTGGCAATGCTCCGTAACATGTCCAACTCGCTCATCGAGCACGAAGTCATCAAGACGACGCTGCCGAAAGCGAAGGAACTCCGTAAAGTCGTCGAGCCGCTGATCACGCTCGGTAAGAAGCCGTCGCTGGCAAATCGTCGTCTGGTGTTCAACCGCCTGCGCGATCGTGACTCGGTCACGAAGCTGTTCGACGTGCTCGGTCCCCGCTTCGCGAATCGTCCAGGTGGCTATCTGCGCATCCTGAAGTTCGGTTTCCGCGTAGGCGACAACGCGCCGATGGCTCTGGTCGAACTGCTGGACCGCCCGGATGTCGTTGAAGCGGACAACGTGCAGGAAGCGGAATAA
- the rplE gene encoding 50S ribosomal protein L5 codes for MARLQEFYKEKVVPGLIEKFGYKSVMEVPRITKITLNMGVGEAIADKKVIENAVGDLTKIAGQKPVITKARKAIAGFKIRQGYPIGAMVTLRGQAMYEFLDRFVTVALPRVRDFRGVSGRAFDGRGNYNIGVKEQIIFPEIDYDKIDALRGLNISITTTAKTDDEAKALLASFKFPFRN; via the coding sequence ATGGCTCGTTTGCAAGAATTTTACAAAGAGAAGGTTGTACCCGGCCTCATCGAGAAGTTCGGTTACAAGTCCGTGATGGAAGTGCCGCGCATCACCAAGATCACCCTGAACATGGGTGTCGGTGAAGCAATCGCGGACAAGAAAGTCATCGAAAACGCCGTTGGCGACCTGACAAAGATTGCTGGCCAGAAGCCGGTTATCACGAAGGCACGCAAGGCAATCGCTGGCTTCAAGATCCGTCAGGGCTATCCGATCGGTGCGATGGTCACGTTGCGTGGTCAGGCGATGTACGAATTTCTGGACCGTTTCGTGACGGTCGCGCTCCCCCGTGTGCGCGACTTCCGTGGCGTGTCGGGTCGTGCGTTCGACGGTCGTGGCAACTACAACATCGGTGTGAAAGAGCAGATCATTTTCCCCGAAATCGATTACGACAAGATCGACGCGCTGCGTGGGCTGAACATCAGCATCACGACGACTGCGAAGACCGACGACGAAGCAAAGGCTCTGCTCGCCAGCTTCAAGTTCCCGTTCAGAAACTGA
- the rpsK gene encoding 30S ribosomal protein S11 translates to MAKASNNSAAQRVRKKVKKNVAEGVVHVHASFNNTIITITDRQGNALAWATSGGQGFKGSRKSTPFAAQVAAESAGRVAMEYGVKNLEVRIKGPGPGRESAVRALHGLGIKITAISDVTPVPHNGCRPPKRRRI, encoded by the coding sequence ATGGCTAAGGCTTCGAACAACTCCGCGGCGCAACGCGTTCGCAAGAAGGTCAAGAAGAACGTCGCCGAGGGCGTGGTTCACGTTCACGCGTCGTTCAACAACACCATCATCACGATCACCGATCGTCAAGGCAATGCACTTGCCTGGGCAACGTCGGGTGGCCAGGGTTTCAAAGGCTCGCGTAAGTCGACGCCGTTTGCAGCGCAGGTTGCAGCGGAATCGGCTGGCCGCGTGGCGATGGAATACGGCGTAAAGAACCTCGAAGTGCGGATCAAGGGCCCGGGCCCTGGTCGTGAGTCTGCGGTGCGCGCGCTGCATGGTCTTGGCATCAAGATCACCGCGATCTCCGATGTGACGCCGGTTCCGCACAACGGCTGCCGTCCGCCGAAGCGTCGTCGTATCTAA
- the rplF gene encoding 50S ribosomal protein L6 — MSRVGKSPVALQGAEVALSDERITVKGPLGTITQAANRLVKVVNDNGTLKFEPVDDSREANAMSGTMRALVANMVNGVTKGFERKLTLVGVGYRAQAQGDKLNLSLGFSHPVVHQMPEGVKAETPTQTEIVIKGISKQQVGQVAAEVRGYRPPEPYKGKGVRYANEVVILKETKKK; from the coding sequence ATGTCTCGAGTAGGTAAAAGCCCTGTCGCGCTGCAAGGCGCAGAAGTGGCTCTGAGCGATGAGCGTATCACCGTGAAGGGCCCGCTGGGTACGATTACACAGGCTGCAAACCGCCTCGTTAAAGTGGTGAACGACAACGGCACGCTGAAGTTCGAGCCCGTTGACGACAGCCGCGAAGCGAATGCGATGTCGGGCACGATGCGCGCACTGGTTGCGAACATGGTGAACGGCGTGACGAAGGGTTTCGAGCGCAAGCTGACGCTGGTTGGCGTCGGTTACCGCGCACAGGCGCAAGGCGACAAGCTGAACCTGTCGCTGGGTTTCTCGCACCCCGTGGTGCACCAGATGCCGGAAGGCGTCAAGGCTGAAACCCCGACGCAAACCGAAATCGTGATCAAGGGGATCAGTAAGCAACAAGTTGGCCAGGTCGCGGCAGAAGTGCGCGGCTATCGTCCGCCGGAGCCCTACAAGGGCAAGGGCGTGCGTTACGCCAACGAGGTTGTGATCCTCAAAGAAACGAAGAAGAAGTAA
- the rpmD gene encoding 50S ribosomal protein L30 — translation MSDKTVKVQLVKSLIGTRETHRATVRGLGLRRLNSVSELQDTPAVRGMINKVSYLVKVIS, via the coding sequence ATGTCTGATAAAACTGTCAAGGTCCAGCTCGTCAAGAGCCTGATCGGCACCCGCGAAACGCATCGTGCGACGGTGCGTGGTCTGGGCCTGCGCCGACTCAACTCGGTTAGCGAGTTGCAGGACACGCCGGCTGTGCGCGGCATGATCAACAAGGTTTCGTACCTCGTTAAGGTCATCAGCTAA
- the rpsM gene encoding 30S ribosomal protein S13, translated as MARIAGVNIPNHQHTEIGLTAIYGVGRTRSRDICVAAGVAFSKKVKDLNDADLEKLREEVGKFIVEGDLRRETTMNIKRLMDLGCYRGVRHRKGLPLRGQRTRTNARTRKGPRRAAQSLKK; from the coding sequence ATGGCTCGTATCGCAGGGGTTAACATCCCGAACCACCAGCACACCGAAATCGGCCTGACGGCGATTTACGGTGTCGGCCGCACGCGCTCGCGCGACATTTGCGTCGCTGCTGGTGTGGCATTTTCGAAAAAGGTCAAAGACCTGAACGACGCAGATCTCGAAAAGCTGCGTGAAGAAGTCGGCAAGTTCATCGTTGAAGGCGATCTGCGCCGTGAAACGACGATGAACATCAAGCGCCTGATGGATCTCGGCTGCTATCGTGGCGTGCGCCATCGCAAGGGCCTGCCCCTGCGCGGCCAACGCACGCGTACGAATGCCCGTACGCGCAAGGGTCCGCGTCGTGCAGCGCAATCGCTGAAGAAGTAA
- the dsbD gene encoding protein-disulfide reductase DsbD, translating into MFNRLNRHARVVLRAVALSLCFLLALPFAGAVHAADDFLDPDVAFKFSASEQPGEVVVHYKIADGYYMYRERFNFATRNGTVSLGNARLPAGHVKFDDTFQKNVETYRGDLTIHIPVKSASGAFDLAVTSQGCADAGICYPPMERAYHVTGAALKAVDPAANAVAGASSLTTASEPSEGESWYQRATSADYAASLLQGGGFIAIMGLYFVAGVVLSLLPCSYPMIPILSAIIIGEGAKVTRARGFALSLSYVIGMALVYTALGVAAALVGQSLGAWLQNPWVLGAFAVLLTAFALTLIAGFDLALPQRWQDGASRVSQGRSGGKFVAVAGMGALSALVVGACMTAPLFAVLAFIAHTGNAVLGGAALFSMGIGLGVPLLVIGVGAGTLLPRAGTWMDGVKVFFGVVLLAAALWIVWPVLASAAQMLLSALWLLVAAAALGLFTPNAGGSSIWRRLGRGVGAALAIWAAVLLVGVAAGSSDPLRPLAVLAARGQAPAGARVDEPAFAPVRSSGELDLAVRTAAQPAMLDFYADWCVSCKEMEKFTFNDPRVHAKLQQLHLLRADVTANNTDDQALLKRFDLFGPPGIIFFDRGGKEVLRVVGYEPADVFLRSLDRAAASKS; encoded by the coding sequence ATGTTTAACCGCCTGAACCGGCATGCGCGCGTAGTGTTGCGTGCCGTCGCATTGTCACTGTGTTTCCTGCTCGCGCTGCCGTTTGCCGGCGCAGTCCACGCTGCGGACGATTTTCTCGACCCAGACGTCGCTTTCAAATTCAGCGCGAGCGAGCAACCCGGCGAAGTCGTTGTTCACTACAAAATCGCCGACGGTTACTACATGTACCGTGAGCGCTTCAACTTCGCGACACGTAACGGAACCGTGAGCCTCGGCAACGCCCGCTTGCCTGCCGGGCACGTCAAGTTCGACGATACATTTCAGAAAAACGTTGAAACGTATCGCGGTGACCTGACGATCCATATCCCGGTCAAATCGGCCTCAGGTGCTTTTGATCTGGCGGTCACCTCGCAGGGATGCGCCGATGCGGGTATCTGTTATCCGCCGATGGAACGCGCGTATCACGTGACCGGCGCAGCACTGAAGGCGGTCGATCCGGCCGCAAACGCTGTTGCCGGCGCGTCGTCGCTCACCACCGCCTCGGAACCGTCCGAAGGGGAATCCTGGTATCAACGCGCGACGAGCGCCGACTACGCGGCATCCCTGCTGCAAGGAGGCGGTTTCATTGCCATCATGGGGCTGTATTTCGTCGCGGGCGTCGTGTTGAGCCTTCTTCCGTGTTCGTATCCGATGATTCCGATCCTCTCAGCAATCATCATCGGCGAGGGCGCCAAGGTAACGCGGGCGCGCGGGTTCGCGCTGTCGCTCTCTTACGTAATCGGTATGGCGCTTGTCTACACGGCGCTTGGGGTTGCCGCTGCGCTTGTCGGACAGAGCCTCGGGGCGTGGTTGCAAAATCCCTGGGTGCTGGGGGCGTTCGCGGTGCTGCTCACGGCCTTTGCGCTCACGTTGATCGCGGGTTTCGACCTCGCGCTTCCTCAGCGTTGGCAGGATGGCGCATCGCGGGTATCACAAGGGCGCTCGGGAGGCAAATTCGTGGCCGTGGCGGGGATGGGCGCGTTATCGGCACTCGTGGTCGGTGCGTGCATGACGGCGCCCCTATTCGCCGTTCTTGCGTTCATTGCACACACGGGCAACGCAGTGCTTGGCGGTGCCGCGCTGTTTTCGATGGGCATAGGACTTGGCGTGCCGCTTCTGGTCATCGGAGTTGGCGCAGGGACGTTGTTGCCGCGCGCCGGCACGTGGATGGACGGCGTGAAGGTATTCTTCGGGGTCGTATTGCTCGCGGCTGCACTGTGGATCGTCTGGCCCGTGCTTGCGTCAGCGGCCCAAATGCTGCTGAGCGCGCTCTGGCTGCTGGTGGCGGCCGCCGCGCTGGGACTTTTCACGCCGAACGCGGGTGGAAGCTCAATATGGCGCAGGCTCGGCCGCGGCGTGGGCGCGGCGCTCGCTATCTGGGCGGCGGTATTGCTGGTCGGCGTTGCCGCCGGTTCGTCCGATCCGCTGCGTCCGCTGGCTGTGCTTGCGGCGCGTGGCCAGGCGCCTGCCGGCGCGCGAGTGGACGAACCCGCGTTCGCGCCAGTTCGCTCTTCCGGGGAACTGGATCTGGCGGTCAGGACAGCTGCTCAGCCGGCGATGCTCGACTTCTACGCGGATTGGTGCGTCAGCTGTAAGGAAATGGAGAAATTCACCTTCAACGACCCGCGTGTGCACGCGAAACTGCAGCAACTTCACCTGCTGCGGGCGGACGTCACCGCCAACAACACAGACGATCAGGCGTTGCTTAAGCGCTTCGACCTGTTTGGACCGCCCGGGATCATCTTCTTCGATCGGGGCGGCAAGGAGGTATTGCGCGTGGTGGGATATGAACCAGCCGATGTTTTCCTGCGCAGTCTTGATCGCGCAGCAGCGTCGAAGTCCTAG
- the rpsN gene encoding 30S ribosomal protein S14 — protein MAKLALIEREKKRARLAAKFAPKRAELKAVIDDQSKSDEERYAARLELQQLPRNSNPTRKRNRCAITGRPRGTFRKFGLARNKIREIAFRGEIPGLTKASW, from the coding sequence GTGGCTAAACTGGCACTGATCGAACGTGAAAAGAAGCGTGCTCGCCTTGCTGCAAAGTTCGCTCCCAAGCGCGCTGAGCTGAAGGCCGTCATCGACGACCAAAGCAAGTCGGATGAAGAGCGTTATGCAGCCCGTCTGGAACTGCAGCAACTGCCGCGTAATTCTAACCCGACCCGTAAGCGCAACCGTTGCGCTATCACTGGTCGTCCGCGCGGTACGTTCCGTAAATTCGGGCTGGCGCGTAACAAGATTCGCGAAATCGCGTTCCGCGGCGAGATCCCTGGCCTGACCAAGGCGAGCTGGTAA